TGCAAAGATGGACGCTGACGGCAACGGCAGTCTTACAAAGGAAGAAGTGAAGAACTACTGGACCGCCAAGAAGGAAAAGCACAAAGATTCCGGGCAGTGCGCCGGCAAATAGAGCAGAAGCAGCAATAATATTGAAGGCGCTTTGCAGCCACGGTTAAACGGAAGCAGACCGTGCGGACTGGAGAATGGGCTGGCGGTGACGGGAATTTCTCCCAGATTCGTGCCCCGGCAAACCCGGATTATGAATGCATAAAATGTAGGCGGGGCAATTCGCCTACCTTTAACCGAATACGGCAACCTATCCGCTTCACCGGTTCCAAGTGCAGGAAAATCTTGCTTGTCCTGCCTGTTAAGGCGGTGTCGAAAGATGCGGTTTCCTTAGAGTTCGGAAACAGCTTCCATCATGTCCCGCAGGCTCAGCGCCTCGATTCCTTTGCCGATCGGGAAACTCTCGCGGCCGCCGTGCACGACGAACCTGCGGGAGGGTTTTAAGTGCTCGCACGCCGCATGAAAACCCTTTGACAGCTTTGGGACGGAACCGCGCTTTATTTCTATGGCCCACAATCCCCCCTTATTTGAATCGACGACCAAGTCAATCTCGGCTCCGCCCTTTGTACGGTAAAATCCCATTGAAGCCAGCTTAGGCATCACCCCGGCGAGATTTTCGCCCGACTGCCTCAGCAGGTCGATCGAGGCTGGTCCCAGCAGCAGGAAGTGACCCGCTCTGAGCCCTCTCTGGCGGTAGCCGTCAATGATGACCCGAAGCGTGGCGAAAATCCCGG
This genomic window from Candidatus Dadabacteria bacterium contains:
- a CDS encoding ATP-binding protein, coding for MIERSITHKLEKLLERTPAVVLTGPRQVGKTTLAREVALKRNAVYLDLEDPRDLARIEDIQQFCELNEGKLIIFDGVQRAPGIFATLRVIIDGYRQRGLRAGHFLLLGPASIDLLRQSGENLAGVMPKLASMGFYRTKGGAEIDLVVDSNKGGLWAIEIKRGSVPKLSKGFHAACEHLKPSRRFVVHGGRESFPIGKGIEALSLRDMMEAVSEL